GCCATTACCTGCGGGATATCGGGGTCAGTCAGCACTTGCCGCGCTTCGTCGCTTTCAAATTCCACTTCATCCTTAAAGAAAATATCCACATGGTCGACAACTTGAGCCGCATAACTGATATAATCCTGAACGGCGGCCACCACCTGGACCAGCCAGGCCCGCTTTTCCGGCGTCACCCGGCTCCTGCACATAGCCGGCTGCCTGTAAGTGAGGCAAAGCTAATTCGGTAACAAGGGCCGGGTCGGCACGGCGAATATAATGGGCGTTAATATAGTTCAACTTGTCCAAGTCAAAGACGGCCGGATTCTTGGCTACCCGGTCCATACTGAATTCCCGCACTAGTTCATCAATGGTAAAAACTCCCGCTCATTAGCCGGCGACCATCCCAGGAGAGCGAGGAAATTAACCAGTCCCTCCGGCAAATAGCCAAGCTGCCGATATTGCTCTACCGACGTAGCGCCATGCCGTTTGCTCATTTTCGTCCGGTCCTTGCCTAAGATAAGCGAAATATGCCCAAATTCAGGCAGCTCAAATCCCAGCGCCTGGTACAGCAGCACTTGCCGCGGCGTATTGGAAAGGTGTTCTTCGGCCCGAATGACATGGGTAATGCGCATCAAGGCATCATCAATGACCACCGCATAATTGTATACTGGAATGCCGTCAGACTTGACAATGACGAAATCGCCGATGCCGTTAGAATCAAACGTAACTACGCCACGCACCAAGTCCTTGAAGACAATCTGCTGGTTTTCCGGCACACGAAACCGCACCGCCGCTTTGCGACCTTCGGCGGCCATACGCCGGCGCTCCTCCTCGGTCAGACCAGCGCAGCGCCCACTGTACCGCGGCGTCTCGCCCCGCGCCAACTGGGCCTGCCGCTGGGCCTCCAATTCTTCGTCGGTGCAATAACATAAATAGGCTTTCCCCTCGGCGATCAACTTGTCGGTATACTGACGGTAAATATCCAGCCGCTCGGTCTGACGGTATGGGCCATAAGGACCGCCGACGTCGACGCCTTCATCCCACTGGATGCCCAGCCACCGCAGCGCTTCTTTAATGTTTTCTTCCGACTCCTTGCTGGAACGTTCCAGGTCGGTGTCCTCAATCCGCAGTATCATTTTGCCGCCGTGCTTTTTCGCCAGCAGCCAGTTAAACAAGGCCGACCGGGCTCCGCCGATATGAAAGGGACGGTAGGACTGGGAGCGAACCGCACGCGCAGTTCCCGCTTAGACATTTATATCCCTCCAATAAAATCGAACCTAAAGCAGCCAGTTCGTCTGTCTTTTCCATGTTATTGTAAATCATTCCAGCTTTTTTCGCAAGGATAGGCCGCACGCCGCCGCGGACTGTAAAACGGCACTTGGCCGGAAGGCCAAGTGCCGCACCATTATTCACTGCTGATTTTAATTACAAACATACCGTTCACAATATCGGGCGCAATCCAGGTAGTAAACCCGCAGCGCCGCGTGTCACCGGTTTGGCGCCGTCAGCCAGCACGGCAATCCGCCACACCACGCGGTCGTTGACAAACAGTTCGCCGCAGGTAGTACCGTCGTCCTGGCGGGAAATACCTATGTTAATCTTAAAATCGGCGGCGCTGGCCACGCCAGGCCAGACGAGAAGCATCAACAGACATAATAATAAGCAGAGTAAGCGGCGCACCGCAAGCCACCTCCGAAAAAGCGCAGAAAGTTATTACTTATAATATGCGGACGCTCGCTCCTTTTATGCACCGAACATTATCGACGGACAACGGTGGCGACCGCCTGGGCCGCAATGCCTTCACCGCGGCCGGCAAACCCTAGTCCTTCAGTAGTGGTCGCTTTGACATTAACCCGGTCGACATCTATGCCCAGCACTCGGGCAATGTTGGCGTTCATTTGGGCGATGTAGGGCGCCAGCTTAGGTTTTTGGGCAATGACAGTGGCGTCGACATTACCCGTCTCATACCCGTTCTCAGCGAGTATTTCCTTGACGCGCGC
This genomic window from Thermosinus carboxydivorans Nor1 contains:
- the gltX gene encoding glutamate--tRNA ligase; the protein is MFNWLLAKKHGGKMILRIEDTDLERSSKESEENIKEALRWLGIQWDEGVDVGGPYGPYRQTERLDIYRQYTDKLIAEGKAYLCYCTDEELEAQRQAQLARGETPRYSGRCAGLTEEERRRMAAEGRKAAVRFRVPENQQIVFKDLVRGVVTFDSNGIGDFVIVKSDGIPVYNYAVVIDDALMRITHVIRAEEHLSNTPRQVLLYQALGFELPEFGHISLILGKDRTKMSKRHGATSVEQYRQLGYLPEGLVNFLALLGWSPANEREFLPLMN
- the ispF gene encoding 2-C-methyl-D-erythritol 2,4-cyclodiphosphate synthase; this translates as MRVGIGYDVHRLVVGRKLILGGVEIPYEYGLEGHSDADVLLHAIKDALLGAAALGDIGRHFPDTDPRYKGASSLKLLARVKEILAENGYETGNVDATVIAQKPKLAPYIAQMNANIARVLGIDVDRVNVKATTTEGLGFAGRGEGIAAQAVATVVRR